A stretch of the Kushneria konosiri genome encodes the following:
- a CDS encoding CBS domain-containing protein — protein MNTTPTPYSPLPLKEMDSVTSICRPGHHTPSASLDMDSSALALLTDFQKVRAFTVSSESSVDDALQTMKQNSIHMLLVINDKGEFTGVVSARILFGGSAVTRAMQERGIDRADVTVDMIKLAREDMHSIDYERIERATLGDLVQTLKTSGDRHVLVTDHDEQGGLRIRGVISAREVSNALGVNLDHPPEAHSFSAIRSVVLGHDL, from the coding sequence ATGAATACTACCCCTACGCCCTACAGTCCTCTGCCCCTCAAGGAAATGGACAGCGTCACCAGCATCTGTCGCCCGGGACACCACACGCCATCTGCTTCACTGGACATGGACAGTTCGGCACTGGCGCTTTTGACGGATTTCCAGAAGGTCCGTGCCTTTACCGTCTCCTCGGAAAGCAGCGTCGATGATGCCCTGCAAACGATGAAGCAAAACAGCATTCATATGCTGCTGGTCATCAATGACAAGGGCGAATTTACCGGCGTCGTGAGCGCTCGTATCCTGTTTGGCGGCAGCGCGGTCACACGAGCCATGCAGGAACGCGGCATTGATCGTGCTGATGTCACGGTCGACATGATCAAGCTGGCCCGTGAAGACATGCACTCCATCGATTACGAGCGCATCGAACGTGCCACACTGGGAGATCTGGTGCAGACGCTTAAAACGTCAGGTGACCGCCATGTGCTGGTGACCGATCATGACGAGCAGGGCGGGCTTCGCATTCGCGGCGTCATTTCTGCACGTGAGGTCAGTAACGCTCTCGGCGTTAATCTCGATCATCCTCCTGAAGCTCACAGCTTCTCGGCTATTCGTTCCGTCGTTCTGGGCCACGACCTGTAG
- a CDS encoding rhomboid family intramembrane serine protease, translated as MTLTLLLILVTCAVSIPCFTNQRLIEKLLFWPPAVAQGQVYRFVTHGFVHANGAHLFFNMFTLFFFGRAIERFFVSYIGAAGFIGFYLGGIIAAIVPSYLAHRTDRNYRSLGASGAVSAVLFAFILAAPWTTLYVLIIPVPAIVFAIVYTAWSIYAGRRGGDNVNHSAHLWGAAYGVVFALLMEPALGPRFLEQIVAF; from the coding sequence ATGACACTGACGCTACTTCTCATTTTGGTGACCTGCGCGGTTTCCATCCCCTGCTTTACCAATCAACGATTGATCGAAAAACTTTTGTTCTGGCCGCCGGCCGTCGCCCAGGGTCAGGTTTATCGTTTCGTGACGCATGGCTTCGTACATGCCAACGGGGCGCACCTGTTTTTCAACATGTTTACGCTTTTTTTCTTTGGACGGGCCATCGAGCGCTTTTTTGTTTCCTACATTGGCGCGGCCGGATTCATCGGGTTTTACCTGGGAGGGATTATCGCGGCCATTGTGCCCAGTTATCTGGCGCATCGTACTGACCGGAACTATCGAAGTCTGGGTGCCTCGGGCGCCGTCTCGGCTGTGCTGTTTGCCTTCATTCTGGCCGCACCGTGGACCACGCTTTATGTGCTGATCATTCCGGTACCGGCCATTGTCTTTGCCATCGTCTATACCGCCTGGTCGATCTATGCCGGTCGCCGCGGCGGTGACAACGTCAATCACAGCGCGCATCTGTGGGGCGCCGCCTACGGCGTCGTCTTTGCTCTTTTGATGGAACCGGCGCTGGGCCCTCGATTTCTGGAGCAGATCGTCGCGTTCTAG
- a CDS encoding ethanolamine ammonia-lyase subunit EutB, whose product MSEYHHDVGHKRYRFESLKTLMACATPERSGDQLAGIAAADSETRAAAQLALAAVPLSRFLEEMLVPYEDDEVTRLIVDGHDREAFEPIAHMSVGEFRNYLLSHEVDSDVLAALSPGLTPEMVAAVAKIMRLQDLVLVARKCRVVTAFRNTIGLEGRLSTRLQPNHPTDHPTGIAASILDGLLYGNGDAVIGINPATDNTGAVVTLLKMLDDIISHYEIPAQSCVLTHVTTAIEAIKRGAPTDLVFQSIAGTQAANQGFGIDLALLREGQEAALSLKRGTVGNNVMYFETGQGSALSANAHHGVDQQTLEARAYAVARAFDPLLVNTVVGFIGPEYLFNGKQITRAGLEDHFCGKLLGVPMGCDVCYTNHAEADQDDMDALLTLLGAAGCNYVMGIPGSDDIMLNYQTTSFHDALYVREVLGLRAAPEFEAWLERMAITDRRGRIIVEQNLPAPFAHALTRAH is encoded by the coding sequence ATGAGTGAATATCACCATGACGTCGGCCATAAACGCTATCGCTTTGAAAGTCTCAAAACCCTGATGGCCTGCGCAACACCCGAACGCTCCGGAGATCAGCTGGCGGGTATTGCCGCCGCTGACAGCGAAACACGGGCCGCAGCGCAGCTGGCGCTGGCAGCGGTGCCACTTTCGCGCTTTCTCGAAGAGATGCTGGTGCCCTACGAAGACGATGAGGTCACGCGCCTGATCGTTGACGGCCATGATCGGGAAGCCTTTGAGCCGATTGCTCACATGAGTGTGGGCGAATTTCGCAATTATCTGCTCTCGCATGAGGTCGACAGCGACGTGCTGGCGGCTCTGTCGCCGGGCCTGACGCCTGAAATGGTGGCGGCCGTGGCCAAGATAATGCGGCTGCAGGATCTGGTGCTGGTCGCGAGAAAATGTCGCGTGGTAACGGCCTTTCGCAATACGATCGGGCTGGAGGGACGGCTGTCGACCCGGCTACAGCCCAATCACCCCACCGATCATCCAACCGGTATTGCCGCCAGCATTCTGGATGGGCTGCTCTACGGCAACGGCGACGCGGTCATCGGCATCAACCCGGCCACCGATAATACCGGTGCGGTGGTCACGCTTTTGAAGATGCTCGATGACATCATTAGCCACTATGAGATTCCCGCCCAGAGCTGTGTATTGACCCACGTGACCACCGCAATCGAAGCCATAAAGCGGGGCGCGCCCACCGATCTGGTCTTTCAGTCCATTGCCGGCACTCAGGCCGCCAATCAGGGGTTTGGCATTGACCTGGCGCTTCTCAGGGAAGGTCAGGAGGCGGCGCTGTCGCTCAAGCGTGGCACGGTGGGTAACAATGTCATGTATTTTGAAACGGGGCAGGGCAGCGCGCTGTCGGCCAATGCCCATCACGGTGTGGATCAGCAAACGCTCGAGGCGCGTGCCTACGCGGTAGCGCGAGCGTTCGATCCGCTACTGGTCAATACGGTCGTCGGTTTCATAGGGCCGGAGTATCTGTTCAATGGGAAGCAGATCACCCGTGCAGGTCTTGAGGACCATTTCTGCGGCAAACTTCTGGGCGTGCCGATGGGATGTGATGTCTGTTATACCAATCACGCCGAAGCCGATCAGGATGACATGGACGCGCTGCTGACCCTGCTGGGCGCTGCCGGCTGTAACTACGTGATGGGCATTCCAGGCTCCGATGACATCATGCTCAATTATCAGACCACCTCCTTTCACGATGCCCTTTATGTCCGCGAGGTACTGGGTCTACGGGCCGCGCCCGAGTTCGAAGCCTGGCTTGAGCGCATGGCGATCACCGACCGTCGTGGCAGAATCATCGTGGAACAGAACCTGCCGGCCCCCTTCGCCCACGCCCTGACCCGGGCCCACTGA
- the eutC gene encoding ethanolamine ammonia-lyase subunit EutC, whose translation MIEPSDTSITSETGSTVTPNPWRQLSEHTDARIGLGRAGSSLPTAPHLAFQLAHAQARDAVHLPLDTEEMMSTLESRFESVVRLHSRASDRGEYLRRPDLGRQLNDDSLEQLSAMKIKQCDLSITVVDGLSARAIHEHAATLLDHLIPAFESRGWSVGPVALIEQGRVAIGDPVGEAIGARMGLVLIGERPGLSSPDSLGVYFTWNPKNGRRDSERNCISNIRPRGQSFDAAAKLILYLLDEASRRELSGVELKDDSVVDSELGDGHQGNFLLPRNQTS comes from the coding sequence ATGATAGAGCCATCAGATACGTCGATCACATCAGAGACGGGGTCCACGGTCACGCCCAACCCGTGGCGGCAGCTGAGTGAACATACCGATGCCCGGATCGGACTGGGACGCGCTGGTAGCAGCCTGCCAACCGCGCCGCACCTGGCCTTTCAGCTGGCACATGCTCAGGCCCGCGATGCCGTGCATCTTCCGCTGGATACCGAAGAGATGATGAGTACGCTTGAGTCGCGCTTTGAAAGCGTGGTGCGCCTTCACAGCCGCGCCAGTGACCGTGGCGAGTATCTTCGTCGCCCGGATCTGGGTCGTCAGCTCAATGACGACAGTCTCGAGCAGCTCTCGGCCATGAAGATCAAGCAGTGCGATCTATCCATTACGGTAGTGGATGGCCTGTCGGCCCGCGCCATTCATGAACACGCCGCCACGCTGCTGGATCACCTGATCCCGGCATTCGAATCGCGGGGTTGGTCGGTGGGGCCGGTGGCGCTGATCGAACAGGGGCGTGTAGCGATTGGTGATCCGGTGGGAGAAGCTATCGGCGCGCGCATGGGGCTGGTGCTGATCGGCGAACGCCCGGGGCTCAGCTCACCGGACAGTCTGGGTGTCTATTTTACGTGGAACCCCAAAAACGGGCGTCGCGACAGCGAGCGCAACTGCATCTCCAACATTCGACCGCGAGGCCAGTCGTTTGACGCCGCGGCGAAACTGATTCTGTATCTACTCGATGAGGCCAGCCGCCGTGAGCTCTCGGGTGTCGAGCTCAAGGACGACTCGGTCGTGGATTCCGAACTGGGCGATGGCCATCAGGGCAATTTTCTGCTGCCTCGGAATCAAACGTCCTGA
- a CDS encoding cobyric acid synthase: MSRANRFRSSRTLMVQGTTSDAGKSALVTALCRILKRRGLRVAPFKPQNMALNSAVTVDGGEIGRAQAVQAMAAEVDAHVDFNPVLLKPTCDQGSQVIVAGHAIGHMKAAEYYAYKPQLLKQVVAAHDRLCQGYDRVVVEGAGSAAEINLREHDLANMGFAEAVDCPVILIADIDRGGVFAHLAGTLDIISASERERVVGLVINRFRGDINLLKPGLEWLEARTGKPVLAVVPWLEDLHLEAEDGLSRGGDSTGAADGLHVAVILLPRISNHTDFDALRLHPQVSVRFVRDPSELGAADLIIMPGSKHVRADLAWLRERGWSDALARHLRYGGRVIGICGGYQMLGTCIEDPEGVEGPAGESEGLNWLKLSTTLKANKQLHRVTGHCLLGETPAPVTGYEIHVGESLGDGLSRGVFALDDGRLDGAISEDGQILGTYLHGVFDHPAALQALLEWAGLAAPAAFDYDAHRLAEIDRLADHVEAAIDWSRWPMPEDIFIPADAATPVQDV; the protein is encoded by the coding sequence ATGAGCCGTGCAAATCGCTTTCGGTCGTCTCGCACCCTGATGGTTCAGGGCACTACCTCGGATGCCGGCAAGAGTGCGCTGGTCACTGCCCTTTGCCGAATACTGAAACGTCGCGGCCTCAGGGTCGCGCCCTTCAAGCCACAGAACATGGCGCTCAATAGTGCCGTCACCGTTGATGGTGGTGAGATCGGCCGGGCTCAGGCCGTTCAGGCCATGGCCGCCGAAGTGGACGCTCATGTGGATTTCAATCCGGTGCTGTTAAAGCCGACCTGCGACCAGGGCTCTCAGGTCATCGTGGCGGGCCACGCCATCGGCCACATGAAGGCCGCCGAATACTACGCCTACAAGCCTCAACTGCTGAAACAGGTTGTGGCCGCCCACGACCGGCTCTGCCAGGGCTATGATCGCGTTGTGGTCGAGGGCGCCGGCAGCGCCGCCGAAATCAATCTGCGTGAGCATGATCTGGCCAACATGGGCTTTGCCGAAGCCGTCGACTGCCCGGTCATTCTGATTGCCGATATCGACCGCGGGGGCGTGTTTGCCCATCTGGCGGGCACACTCGATATCATCAGCGCCTCGGAGCGAGAGCGGGTCGTCGGCCTGGTCATCAATCGCTTTCGCGGCGACATCAATCTGCTCAAGCCAGGGCTTGAGTGGCTCGAGGCGCGCACCGGCAAGCCGGTCCTGGCCGTGGTGCCCTGGCTTGAGGACCTTCATCTTGAAGCCGAGGACGGCCTGTCCCGTGGCGGTGACAGTACAGGCGCGGCAGACGGACTCCATGTGGCCGTCATTTTGCTGCCGCGCATCAGCAACCACACCGACTTTGATGCCCTGCGCCTGCACCCGCAGGTCAGCGTACGTTTTGTGCGAGATCCGTCGGAGCTTGGCGCAGCGGATCTGATCATCATGCCCGGCAGCAAGCATGTGCGCGCTGATCTGGCGTGGCTGCGCGAGCGCGGCTGGTCAGACGCGCTGGCCCGGCACCTGCGTTACGGCGGTCGAGTCATCGGGATCTGCGGTGGCTATCAGATGCTGGGCACATGTATCGAGGACCCGGAGGGCGTGGAAGGCCCGGCCGGAGAGAGTGAAGGCCTGAACTGGCTCAAGCTTTCCACCACGCTCAAAGCCAATAAACAGCTGCATCGCGTGACCGGCCACTGTCTGCTGGGAGAAACGCCCGCCCCGGTGACAGGTTATGAGATTCATGTGGGCGAGAGTCTGGGTGACGGGCTTTCCCGAGGCGTCTTTGCCCTCGATGACGGCCGGCTGGATGGCGCCATTTCCGAGGATGGCCAAATTCTCGGCACCTATCTGCACGGGGTGTTCGATCACCCGGCCGCGCTACAGGCCCTGCTTGAGTGGGCAGGACTGGCAGCGCCCGCCGCCTTCGATTATGACGCCCACCGTCTGGCCGAGATCGACCGACTGGCCGATCACGTCGAGGCGGCGATTGACTGGTCACGCTGGCCGATGCCGGAGGACATCTTCATCCCGGCTGATGCAGCCACGCCGGTTCAGGACGTTTGA
- the cobN gene encoding cobaltochelatase subunit CobN, with product MHLFAAQPGGFSDDNGIVDLGQSPAELVILSAADSVLALMATVIEADDVERETSIRLANWMNLLKPAAFDLYRDRVLDQGGTDAPNGARVVVLSLLGGASYWRYGLEQLKEWAQRDGHTLIVVPGEDVEDESLLGAGTVSYQDAHRVWRYLREGGPDNVRALLDYLEDHFLDRPRAWREPQPLPRVVLHAPIDDHTALPGHVTLAQWQARWHSERPVAALVFYRSHLQQGNTGIFDGLIRILEAGGFNVLPVAVASLKERWCLDTLDELIEQSDASIMLNTTGFALAGSADASHAGYQHPWTRHIPILQLIMVGTTLEDWQSQSMGLRPRDIAMQVALPELDGRIITRPIAFKSAHYHSTRCQHDIVIHELHEERARFITELARRWVRLAEKNNRDKRVALVLANYPSSDARIGNGVGLDTPASTLNILHHLREAGYPVTQALPHDPTALIEWLTQTVTNDATGIKTRPAAQSLALETYEQHFAQLPAVCQQAVLERWGAPENDPLHRQGRLMIAGMRLGETFVGVQPARGFDIDQNAAYHDPDLPPTHGYLAFYFWLRHVYGVDAFVHVGKHGNLEWLPGKGTALSETCWPDIVLGPMPHLYPFIVNDPGEGAQAKRRAQAVIIDHLMPPMTRAGIHDDLAELERLTDEYYQALGLDQRREQFLREAIIERVRNTHVLEELSLSPSASVGERPSIDEALKNDQTLLDALDNYLCDIKEAQIRDGLHVLGELLEHASLRDTLMALVRLSRGSQPHEQSLLNAMAMDLGLFEVHDDFDPLALDAWPWQGPRPDRLQALEATGWRSSTHTRERLELLGAQLIEQHVLSHDAAPPDHHDWPQTRAVIDFMNDTLLPLLHQSVDNELSALMDGLAGKFVPPGASGAPSRGRLDTLPTGRNFYSVDSRAMPTKTAWTLGQKSADALVMRHLQEHGDYPTSLGLSVWGTATMRTGGDDIAQAFALMGVRPIWASGSQRVIDFEIIPGFLLGRPRVDVTLRVSGFFRDAFPGLMALYDSAVQKLVDLNEPGNGNTIAANVAEQRRALLAQGVDEDTARRQAGFRIFGARPGTFGAGVQKLLDNGHWQEEADLARAYVNWGGYAYGKGVEGEPAMAAFEKRLSTLEGIVQNQDNREHDLLDSGDYSQFQGGMTAAARQQGAQPALYFGDHANPASPRMRTLKEELNRVMRSRVTNPKWISAMQRHGYKGAFEMAASVDYLFAWDATTALVSDYQYEQITDALVLDADNQRFLNDHNPQALKDMGKTLMDAIARGLWQSPADYQTRLRDLLLAIDEQEERAS from the coding sequence ATGCACCTTTTCGCCGCCCAGCCCGGCGGGTTCAGCGATGACAACGGCATTGTCGATCTTGGTCAGTCACCGGCCGAGCTGGTGATCCTGTCCGCCGCCGACAGCGTGCTGGCGTTGATGGCCACGGTCATTGAGGCCGATGACGTCGAACGCGAGACCAGCATTCGGCTGGCCAACTGGATGAACCTGTTAAAACCGGCCGCATTTGATCTCTATCGCGACCGGGTGCTGGATCAGGGCGGTACCGATGCCCCCAACGGTGCCCGCGTGGTGGTGCTCTCCCTGCTGGGCGGTGCCTCTTACTGGCGTTATGGTCTTGAGCAGTTGAAGGAGTGGGCGCAGCGCGATGGGCATACTCTGATCGTGGTGCCCGGTGAAGACGTCGAGGATGAAAGTCTGCTCGGTGCGGGAACGGTCAGCTACCAGGACGCACACCGGGTATGGCGCTATCTGCGTGAAGGGGGCCCGGATAATGTCCGCGCCCTGCTCGACTACCTCGAAGATCACTTTCTGGATCGTCCGCGAGCGTGGCGAGAGCCTCAACCACTGCCGCGAGTCGTGCTGCATGCCCCGATCGATGATCATACCGCCCTGCCCGGTCATGTCACTCTGGCGCAGTGGCAGGCGCGCTGGCATTCGGAACGTCCGGTAGCGGCGCTGGTGTTTTATCGAAGCCATCTTCAACAGGGCAATACCGGCATCTTTGACGGCCTGATCAGAATTCTCGAGGCCGGCGGTTTCAACGTTTTGCCGGTCGCTGTGGCCTCGCTCAAGGAGCGCTGGTGTCTGGATACCCTTGATGAGCTGATCGAGCAGAGTGATGCCTCGATCATGCTCAACACCACCGGCTTTGCCCTGGCCGGCAGTGCCGATGCTTCACATGCCGGCTATCAGCATCCCTGGACGCGTCACATTCCGATTTTGCAGCTGATCATGGTGGGCACCACGCTGGAAGACTGGCAATCCCAATCCATGGGGCTACGGCCACGCGACATCGCCATGCAGGTGGCGCTGCCGGAGCTGGACGGTCGCATCATCACCCGACCGATTGCCTTCAAGTCAGCGCACTATCACTCCACGCGCTGCCAGCACGATATCGTGATTCACGAGCTCCATGAGGAACGCGCCCGCTTTATCACCGAGCTGGCGCGACGCTGGGTGCGCCTTGCCGAAAAAAACAATCGGGACAAGCGCGTGGCGCTGGTGCTGGCCAACTATCCCTCAAGCGATGCCCGTATCGGCAATGGTGTGGGGCTGGATACGCCGGCCTCGACGCTCAACATTCTCCATCACCTGCGAGAAGCGGGCTACCCGGTGACACAGGCCCTGCCCCATGACCCGACGGCACTGATCGAATGGCTGACGCAGACCGTAACCAATGACGCGACCGGCATCAAGACCCGGCCGGCAGCGCAGAGTCTGGCGCTTGAAACCTATGAGCAGCACTTCGCGCAGCTGCCCGCCGTCTGTCAACAGGCCGTGCTTGAGCGCTGGGGCGCCCCGGAAAACGACCCGCTTCATCGTCAGGGCCGTTTGATGATCGCCGGCATGCGACTGGGCGAAACCTTTGTCGGCGTCCAGCCGGCGCGCGGTTTTGATATCGACCAGAACGCGGCCTATCACGACCCGGATCTGCCCCCTACCCATGGCTATCTGGCGTTTTATTTCTGGTTGCGACATGTCTATGGCGTCGATGCGTTTGTTCATGTCGGCAAGCATGGCAATCTGGAATGGCTGCCCGGCAAGGGCACGGCACTCTCCGAGACCTGCTGGCCGGATATCGTGCTCGGCCCCATGCCGCATCTCTATCCGTTTATCGTTAACGACCCCGGTGAAGGCGCCCAGGCCAAAAGACGCGCGCAGGCGGTCATCATTGATCACCTGATGCCGCCCATGACGCGTGCCGGTATCCACGATGACCTGGCCGAACTCGAGCGACTGACCGATGAGTATTATCAGGCCCTCGGCCTTGATCAACGCCGCGAGCAGTTTCTGCGCGAGGCCATCATCGAGCGGGTGCGCAACACTCATGTGCTTGAAGAACTGAGCCTGTCGCCTTCGGCGAGTGTCGGCGAGCGTCCGAGCATTGATGAGGCGTTAAAAAACGATCAGACCCTGCTGGACGCCTTGGACAACTACCTCTGTGACATCAAGGAGGCGCAGATTCGCGACGGGCTGCACGTGCTGGGCGAACTGCTGGAGCATGCCTCGCTGCGCGACACGCTGATGGCGCTGGTACGACTGTCGCGCGGCAGCCAGCCCCACGAACAGAGCCTTTTAAACGCCATGGCCATGGATCTGGGGCTTTTCGAAGTGCATGACGATTTCGACCCGCTCGCCCTCGATGCGTGGCCCTGGCAGGGGCCGCGGCCTGATCGGCTCCAGGCACTTGAAGCCACCGGATGGCGCAGTTCAACTCATACCCGCGAGCGCCTTGAACTGCTCGGCGCACAGCTGATCGAGCAGCATGTTCTGTCTCATGATGCTGCACCGCCTGATCATCACGACTGGCCGCAAACACGCGCCGTGATCGATTTCATGAACGATACGCTGCTGCCGTTGCTGCACCAGAGCGTGGACAACGAACTCTCTGCGCTCATGGACGGTCTTGCCGGTAAATTCGTGCCTCCCGGGGCGAGCGGCGCCCCCAGCCGTGGCCGACTTGACACGCTGCCGACCGGGCGCAACTTCTATAGCGTCGACAGCCGCGCCATGCCCACAAAAACCGCCTGGACGCTGGGACAGAAATCGGCCGACGCACTGGTCATGCGCCATCTTCAGGAGCACGGTGACTATCCGACAAGTCTTGGGCTTTCGGTCTGGGGCACCGCCACCATGCGCACGGGCGGCGATGATATCGCCCAGGCCTTTGCCCTGATGGGCGTGCGCCCGATCTGGGCCTCGGGATCACAGCGCGTGATCGATTTTGAAATCATCCCCGGATTTTTGCTGGGCCGACCGCGGGTGGATGTGACCCTGCGGGTATCAGGCTTCTTTCGTGACGCTTTCCCCGGGCTGATGGCGCTTTACGACAGTGCCGTTCAAAAACTCGTGGATCTCAACGAGCCTGGCAATGGCAATACGATTGCGGCCAATGTTGCCGAGCAGCGCAGGGCCTTGCTGGCTCAGGGCGTTGATGAAGATACCGCACGCCGCCAGGCCGGTTTTCGCATTTTCGGCGCCCGCCCCGGCACGTTCGGTGCCGGCGTTCAAAAGCTGCTGGACAACGGTCACTGGCAGGAGGAAGCGGATCTGGCCCGCGCCTACGTCAACTGGGGCGGTTACGCCTATGGCAAGGGCGTTGAGGGCGAGCCTGCCATGGCGGCTTTTGAAAAACGGCTATCAACGCTTGAAGGCATCGTCCAGAACCAGGACAACCGCGAGCACGACCTGCTTGATTCCGGCGACTACAGCCAGTTCCAGGGTGGCATGACCGCCGCGGCCCGCCAGCAGGGCGCCCAACCAGCGCTCTACTTCGGGGATCACGCCAACCCCGCCAGCCCGCGGATGCGCACTCTGAAAGAAGAGCTCAACCGGGTCATGCGTTCTCGCGTGACCAATCCGAAATGGATCAGCGCCATGCAGCGCCACGGTTACAAGGGCGCCTTTGAAATGGCCGCCAGCGTCGATTATCTCTTTGCCTGGGATGCCACGACGGCGCTGGTCAGCGACTACCAGTACGAACAGATCACCGATGCGCTGGTACTCGATGCCGACAACCAGCGCTTTTTGAACGATCATAATCCGCAGGCCCTCAAGGACATGGGAAAGACATTGATGGATGCCATCGCTCGTGGGCTGTGGCAGTCCCCGGCAGACTATCAGACCCGCCTGCGGGATCTACTGCTGGCCATTGACGAGCAGGAGGAGCGCGCCTCATGA
- the cobW gene encoding cobalamin biosynthesis protein CobW: MTSIETSRPELHKIPATVVTGFLGSGKTTLLSHLLRNAGGKRIAVIVNEFGELDVDAELVRSCQLEACEENEAIEREQGVFELANGCICCTVEEEFLPVMQKLVERRDQIDHILIETSGLALPKPLVQAFNWPDIKQFCTVDSVITVVDGPALAAGRVAHDHDRIEAQRQADESLDHDPSLQELLDDQLASADLVIISKGDALDDEARRVLEQQLRGELPERVKTLWATHGEVDVAAVMGMQLASEGRADDIHTHHDDHHAHGREHHHAHDDFDSCVVTLGSVDSNELVRALEQELAEQTIYRVKGFVDVGKPMRQVLHAVGNRLTHHFDRPWRGDETRQTRLVVIGKGLDRERLQSVLAGAERREQIS, translated from the coding sequence ATGACATCCATCGAGACCTCGCGTCCCGAACTGCACAAGATCCCCGCTACCGTCGTCACCGGTTTTCTGGGTAGCGGCAAGACTACCCTGCTGTCGCATCTCTTGCGCAACGCCGGCGGCAAACGCATCGCCGTGATCGTCAATGAATTCGGCGAGCTGGATGTCGATGCCGAACTGGTACGCAGCTGTCAGCTCGAGGCCTGCGAGGAGAACGAGGCCATCGAGCGCGAACAGGGCGTCTTTGAACTCGCCAACGGCTGCATCTGCTGCACCGTGGAAGAAGAATTTCTGCCGGTCATGCAAAAGCTGGTCGAGCGACGCGACCAGATCGATCACATCCTGATCGAGACCTCGGGTCTGGCCCTGCCGAAGCCACTGGTACAGGCGTTCAACTGGCCCGACATCAAGCAGTTCTGCACCGTGGACAGCGTCATCACTGTTGTCGACGGCCCGGCACTGGCCGCCGGGCGCGTGGCGCATGACCACGACCGCATCGAAGCGCAGCGTCAGGCCGACGAAAGCCTGGATCACGACCCGAGCCTGCAGGAGCTGCTCGATGATCAGCTTGCCTCGGCAGATCTGGTCATCATCAGCAAGGGCGACGCGCTGGATGACGAGGCCCGGCGTGTGCTCGAACAGCAGCTGCGCGGCGAGCTGCCCGAGCGCGTCAAGACGCTCTGGGCCACGCATGGTGAGGTCGATGTAGCCGCCGTGATGGGCATGCAGCTGGCCTCGGAAGGTCGTGCAGACGACATCCATACCCACCATGATGACCATCACGCTCACGGACGCGAACACCATCATGCCCACGATGACTTCGACTCCTGCGTGGTCACACTGGGTAGCGTGGACAGCAATGAGCTGGTCAGAGCACTGGAGCAGGAACTCGCCGAGCAGACCATTTATCGGGTCAAGGGATTTGTCGATGTCGGCAAACCCATGCGTCAGGTACTGCACGCTGTAGGCAACCGCCTGACCCACCATTTCGATCGGCCGTGGCGTGGCGACGAAACACGCCAGACTCGTCTGGTGGTCATCGGCAAGGGCCTGGATCGCGAGCGACTGCAGAGCGTGCTGGCCGGCGCCGAGCGTCGTGAGCAGATCAGTTGA
- a CDS encoding cobalamin biosynthesis protein, with the protein MAVPCPAHRHMPSHVRMSSDPCGHDTSNIPIALGVGCRRDCPPEVLMQLVTDMLTRTGLHPDQITLVATLVGRQHEVAMTSLARAWGCPLMPLPAEALRESEPAMSQTSDTTRRLHGVPGVAEAAALAAIRAHCDAPARLLVARQQCDRATCALAVPNATTNISR; encoded by the coding sequence ATGGCCGTCCCGTGCCCGGCGCATCGGCACATGCCAAGTCATGTTCGCATGTCGAGTGACCCTTGCGGCCATGACACCAGCAACATCCCGATCGCTCTGGGGGTGGGCTGTCGGCGTGACTGTCCGCCAGAGGTCCTCATGCAACTGGTGACAGACATGCTGACACGCACTGGACTGCATCCGGATCAGATCACCCTGGTGGCCACCCTGGTGGGTCGTCAGCATGAAGTTGCGATGACCTCGCTGGCCAGGGCCTGGGGCTGCCCGTTGATGCCTCTCCCGGCAGAGGCACTAAGGGAAAGCGAGCCGGCCATGAGTCAGACCAGCGATACCACAAGGCGTCTTCATGGTGTGCCCGGTGTGGCCGAGGCCGCAGCACTGGCCGCCATCAGAGCGCATTGCGACGCGCCGGCCAGACTGCTCGTAGCCCGCCAGCAGTGCGACCGCGCCACCTGTGCGCTGGCCGTACCGAACGCCACCACGAACATTTCCCGATAA